One stretch of Eggerthella lenta DSM 2243 DNA includes these proteins:
- a CDS encoding TetR/AcrR family transcriptional regulator — MPNDTFSIIAKRFFIATTANELCKKTSLDEIAVDEICETAGVSRSGFYRAFHSKYDIAPWCLRFPLEEGVGKMGRSLTCQEGIAITLEIFALFKDLFNAAKKTSEMLVCDEEERRHVVALIRETLETRHGTSVDEALAFQIEWVTAAGLDVSEDWIRGTIDKSPAELAELFASCYPPRLRKLLDDPVDHADDGDFDLSRFVVSMLRHAPEETQA; from the coding sequence ATGCCCAACGATACGTTCTCCATCATAGCGAAGCGGTTCTTCATCGCGACGACCGCCAACGAGCTCTGCAAGAAGACGAGCTTGGACGAGATCGCCGTCGACGAGATCTGCGAGACGGCCGGCGTGTCGCGCTCCGGCTTCTACCGCGCGTTCCACAGCAAGTACGACATCGCCCCCTGGTGCCTGCGGTTCCCCCTCGAGGAGGGCGTCGGCAAGATGGGGCGCTCGCTGACCTGCCAGGAGGGCATCGCCATCACGCTTGAGATATTCGCGCTGTTCAAGGATTTGTTCAACGCCGCGAAGAAAACGTCCGAGATGCTGGTATGCGACGAGGAGGAGCGCCGCCACGTGGTCGCCCTCATCCGCGAGACGCTGGAGACGCGCCACGGCACGAGCGTCGACGAGGCGCTGGCGTTCCAGATCGAATGGGTGACCGCGGCGGGCCTCGACGTTTCCGAGGACTGGATTCGCGGCACCATCGACAAATCGCCCGCCGAGCTGGCCGAGCTGTTTGCCAGCTGCTACCCTCCGCGGCTGCGCAAGCTGCTGGACGACCCCGTCGACCACGCCGACGACGGCGATTTCGACCTCAGCAGGTTCGTCGTGTCGATGTTGAGGCACGCGCCCGAGGAGACGCAGGCCTGA
- a CDS encoding helix-turn-helix transcriptional regulator, with translation MVYLLFFYDMAMTMANTALCVAFAVLFVRRKNALHLWLAVLFGLSTADIMLMYLFDFVPEFQSVFSAAPGASPFVYGYLHLGILLTFRFIAGFIFDRPPALREGALWILCCTYLAVAGSLAEATVEEFAENLCIGVLQLYIMGIGVKGLRDGRGANGVLGARAVAALVASFAFCSVGYLAWSIGSFAAGWGSPRNVFVELSGGVNLVFACLYLQAYVRKRREASAPTAVPFVAKRYDLTKREEEMLEMLADGMSNQQISSQAFISVGTVKTHAHNIYAKLGIKGRADLAEFLERELTDSLDHRVDARSARTGG, from the coding sequence GTGGTCTACCTACTGTTTTTCTACGATATGGCGATGACGATGGCGAACACGGCTCTCTGCGTCGCGTTCGCCGTTCTGTTCGTGCGGCGCAAGAACGCCCTTCATCTGTGGCTCGCCGTCCTGTTCGGCTTGAGCACGGCCGACATCATGCTCATGTACCTGTTCGACTTCGTGCCCGAGTTCCAGTCGGTGTTCAGCGCCGCTCCCGGGGCGTCTCCGTTCGTCTACGGGTACCTCCATCTCGGCATCCTGCTGACGTTCCGGTTCATCGCGGGGTTCATCTTCGACCGGCCGCCGGCGCTGCGCGAAGGGGCGCTGTGGATCCTGTGCTGCACGTACCTGGCGGTGGCGGGCTCGCTAGCGGAGGCGACGGTGGAGGAGTTCGCCGAGAACCTGTGCATCGGCGTGCTGCAGCTCTACATCATGGGCATCGGCGTGAAGGGGCTGCGCGACGGCCGCGGCGCGAACGGGGTGCTCGGCGCGCGGGCGGTCGCGGCGCTGGTCGCGTCGTTCGCGTTCTGCTCGGTGGGCTATCTTGCCTGGTCGATCGGGTCGTTCGCGGCGGGGTGGGGAAGCCCGCGCAACGTGTTCGTGGAGCTGTCGGGCGGCGTCAACCTCGTGTTCGCCTGCCTCTACCTGCAGGCGTACGTCCGCAAGCGCCGCGAGGCGTCGGCCCCGACGGCGGTGCCCTTCGTCGCGAAGCGCTACGACCTCACCAAGCGCGAGGAGGAGATGCTGGAAATGCTCGCCGACGGTATGAGCAACCAGCAGATCAGCTCGCAGGCGTTCATCTCGGTGGGCACGGTGAAGACGCACGCGCACAACATCTACGCGAAGCTCGGCATCAAGGGCCGCGCCGATCTGGCCGAGTTCCTCGAGCGCGAGCTGACCGACTCCCTCGACCATCGCGTCGACGCGCGTTCCGCGCGAACGGGCGGGTAA
- a CDS encoding helix-turn-helix transcriptional regulator: MKAQTLLRSLRWYHVGFAFVWAIMFGGLAAPYAGSSETYDLYSTCQQACVIVAVLAAVLVERRAPVFSPRYALPAGAILALGALAFRIVFFAGQPTVGGAALAGVLLGLAAGFFYVSWQQFFASEGASRTAIYIPLSAVLSVALSVALHALPEVAQAVCTIAVLPVAAAASLKLSLREIIAPDPSPRMTKALAAATVRDLWKPVFCTCAIGFVWQLVAGLFMVSADASSAAGIGGLALAAAVVLLIELFSERGFEVLRVYQVLFPLVAGVFMLPSLLGVQFAPLVVGMLLFGFEILNLLLIVTCAVYSSERNAPAVQVYALCVGPTLAAMFAGDLLGRQLNPIIAYDFALAVNVLFLCVYALSMVLFLVSFRRRGRASGAASAQGAAPIDVAVVGGSQPLAVVDAVSVAPVPNAPAPAAAAGEPDDAARWDARVDALGLVEPFSKREREVVALVLRGNNVPAIARKLYISENTVRDHMKSIYRKAGIHSRQELIDLFE; this comes from the coding sequence GTGAAAGCTCAAACGCTGCTGCGGTCGCTGCGGTGGTACCACGTCGGCTTCGCCTTCGTGTGGGCCATCATGTTCGGCGGCCTGGCGGCGCCGTACGCCGGGTCGTCGGAAACGTACGACCTGTACAGCACGTGCCAGCAGGCGTGCGTCATCGTCGCGGTGCTCGCGGCGGTGCTCGTCGAGCGGCGGGCACCCGTCTTCTCGCCGCGCTACGCGCTTCCCGCCGGCGCGATTCTGGCGTTGGGCGCCCTCGCGTTTCGCATCGTTTTCTTCGCCGGGCAGCCCACGGTGGGCGGTGCGGCGCTCGCCGGCGTGCTGCTCGGGTTGGCGGCCGGTTTCTTCTACGTGTCGTGGCAGCAGTTCTTCGCGTCCGAAGGCGCGTCGCGCACGGCGATCTACATCCCCCTGTCGGCGGTTCTGTCGGTGGCGCTGAGCGTTGCGCTGCATGCGCTGCCCGAGGTCGCGCAGGCGGTGTGCACGATCGCGGTGCTGCCCGTCGCCGCAGCCGCGTCGCTGAAGTTGAGCCTGCGCGAGATCATCGCCCCCGATCCGTCGCCGCGCATGACGAAGGCGCTTGCAGCGGCCACCGTGCGGGATCTGTGGAAGCCGGTGTTCTGCACCTGCGCCATCGGGTTCGTGTGGCAGCTCGTGGCGGGGCTGTTCATGGTGTCGGCCGACGCGTCGTCGGCGGCGGGCATCGGCGGGCTGGCGCTGGCCGCGGCCGTGGTGCTGCTCATCGAGCTGTTCTCGGAGCGCGGTTTCGAAGTGCTGCGCGTCTACCAGGTGTTGTTTCCCCTTGTTGCCGGCGTGTTCATGCTGCCGTCGTTGCTGGGCGTGCAGTTCGCCCCGCTCGTGGTGGGCATGCTGCTGTTCGGCTTCGAGATACTGAACCTGCTGCTCATCGTCACGTGCGCGGTGTATTCGAGCGAGCGCAACGCGCCGGCGGTGCAGGTGTACGCGCTGTGCGTGGGCCCCACGCTGGCGGCCATGTTCGCCGGCGACCTGCTGGGCCGGCAGCTCAACCCCATCATCGCCTACGATTTCGCCTTGGCCGTGAACGTGCTGTTCCTGTGCGTGTACGCGCTGTCGATGGTGCTGTTTCTCGTGTCGTTCCGCCGACGCGGGCGCGCCTCCGGAGCCGCGAGCGCGCAGGGTGCGGCGCCCATCGACGTGGCCGTGGTGGGCGGCAGCCAGCCGCTCGCCGTCGTGGACGCGGTTTCGGTCGCCCCCGTGCCGAACGCTCCCGCCCCCGCGGCGGCAGCTGGCGAGCCCGACGATGCCGCGCGATGGGATGCGCGCGTCGACGCGCTCGGCTTGGTCGAGCCGTTCAGCAAGCGCGAGCGCGAGGTGGTGGCGCTCGTGTTGCGCGGCAACAACGTGCCGGCCATCGCGCGCAAGCTCTACATTTCCGAGAACACCGTGCGCGACCATATGAAGAGCATCTATCGCAAGGCCGGCATCCACTCGCGCCAGGAACTCATCGACCTGTTCGAATAG
- a CDS encoding FAD-dependent oxidoreductase, with protein sequence METTDRTFSRRSFLKGVGIVGAAAATGAALAGCAPSGGGAQEAAATGDVPAVTQRLLDRGIIGADLPDAAPILPFEAPERYDDEADVIVVGLGGGGLAAAGYLAEQGLEVIAIDKEATVGGASRHAAGYVDILGGTEAQNALGFPGVYRGDDDAAIRDAESSANYSIDEKLLRTLIDNHVEADEWITSTEGCNLVCTGAAWNDASREGGGGAFYNVLAQDNLMNALEKRAKAGGADIRVQTAAARFVFDGQRVTGIVATDEDGAEHYLKARKGLILTAGGIGMNKDLIRAYIPSAYEGAVQGGPMPFHTGEVFRMGLGVGADFSGFDSWCCWEGGIDESIAGGDGQFWHYFWHGERQLFHNPWLVIDKYGHRQPYHAQNVQIDTYNTCLIGGMGDLSTTSAWMSAVGHHVYNICDAKFPEEIFKKSVTPDSVKDKCRIPLADPDRLPENKGLVSADWIGEVEAAVERGAVKKADTIEELAEMLLLDPAVVKRAVEDYNALCAQGFDDELAFPYDPSWLSPIDTPPYYAAIVGGQIGKTLCGLRVNDLLQVADENGRTIPGLYAGFSTMGGMDGEGNYGCLAGNGGTYFGGVGSSLITGYIAAKKLIEHER encoded by the coding sequence ATGGAAACAACCGATCGCACGTTCTCACGGAGGAGCTTCCTCAAAGGCGTCGGCATCGTCGGGGCCGCAGCGGCGACCGGGGCGGCGCTCGCCGGATGCGCGCCGTCCGGCGGCGGCGCGCAGGAGGCGGCCGCGACGGGCGACGTTCCCGCGGTCACGCAGCGCCTGCTCGATCGCGGCATCATCGGCGCCGACCTGCCGGACGCGGCGCCCATCCTCCCCTTCGAGGCGCCCGAGCGCTACGACGACGAAGCCGACGTGATCGTCGTGGGCCTGGGCGGCGGAGGGCTGGCCGCAGCGGGCTATCTGGCCGAACAGGGGCTCGAGGTCATCGCCATCGACAAGGAGGCCACCGTGGGAGGCGCGAGCCGCCACGCGGCCGGCTACGTCGACATCCTCGGCGGCACCGAGGCCCAGAACGCGCTCGGGTTCCCAGGCGTGTACCGCGGCGACGACGATGCGGCCATCCGCGACGCGGAATCGAGCGCGAACTACTCCATCGACGAGAAGCTGCTGCGCACGCTCATCGACAACCACGTGGAGGCCGACGAGTGGATCACGTCGACGGAGGGCTGCAACCTCGTGTGCACCGGCGCCGCATGGAACGACGCCAGCCGCGAGGGCGGCGGGGGCGCGTTCTACAACGTGCTGGCTCAGGACAACCTCATGAACGCGCTCGAGAAGCGCGCGAAGGCGGGCGGGGCCGACATCCGTGTGCAGACGGCGGCGGCCCGGTTCGTGTTCGACGGGCAGCGCGTGACCGGCATCGTCGCCACCGACGAAGACGGCGCCGAGCACTATCTCAAGGCGAGGAAGGGGTTGATCCTCACCGCGGGCGGCATCGGCATGAACAAGGATCTCATCAGGGCGTACATCCCCAGCGCGTACGAGGGCGCCGTGCAGGGCGGCCCGATGCCCTTCCACACCGGAGAGGTGTTCCGCATGGGGCTGGGCGTAGGCGCCGACTTCTCCGGCTTCGACTCGTGGTGCTGCTGGGAAGGCGGCATCGACGAGAGCATCGCCGGCGGGGACGGCCAGTTCTGGCACTACTTCTGGCACGGCGAGCGCCAGCTGTTCCACAACCCGTGGCTCGTCATCGACAAGTACGGCCATCGCCAGCCCTACCACGCCCAGAACGTGCAGATCGACACGTACAACACCTGCCTGATAGGCGGCATGGGCGACCTGTCCACCACGAGCGCCTGGATGTCGGCCGTAGGGCACCACGTGTACAACATCTGCGACGCGAAGTTCCCCGAGGAGATATTCAAGAAGAGCGTCACCCCCGACAGCGTCAAGGACAAGTGCCGCATCCCGCTCGCCGACCCCGACCGGCTGCCCGAGAACAAGGGGCTCGTGTCCGCCGACTGGATCGGCGAGGTGGAGGCGGCCGTCGAGCGCGGCGCCGTCAAGAAGGCCGACACCATCGAGGAGCTGGCCGAGATGCTGCTGCTCGATCCCGCCGTGGTCAAGCGGGCCGTCGAGGACTACAACGCCCTGTGCGCGCAGGGCTTCGACGACGAGCTGGCCTTCCCCTACGACCCGAGCTGGCTGAGCCCCATCGACACGCCGCCCTACTACGCGGCCATCGTGGGTGGCCAGATCGGCAAGACGCTGTGCGGCCTGCGCGTGAACGATCTGTTGCAGGTTGCCGACGAGAACGGCAGGACGATCCCCGGCCTGTACGCGGGCTTCTCCACCATGGGCGGCATGGACGGCGAGGGCAACTACGGCTGCCTCGCCGGCAACGGCGGCACGTACTTCGGCGGCGTTGGCAGCTCGCTGATCACCGGCTACATCGCCGCCAAGAAGCTGATCGAGCACGAGAGATAA
- a CDS encoding amidohydrolase family protein, producing the protein MNHSENQKTGRGRGRGGARVAGAPLTRRTFVAGATVLAAGALLGGPLGCSAPGQDGATAQAAGDAADLVFKNGHVQTLVREGDAAEAVAVREGSIVYVGDTAGVEAYVGDSTKVVDLEGRFLCPGFMDGHLHGPQPYYEQMFQISIPDGTVDNDEYLRIIREFVEAHPDDEAYYGGPFMQNAYLQPDGSNPGPQKEDLDAICADKPVMIRDVSHHSYWVNSKALEIAGITADTPDPDGGSIVRNAAGEPSGLLTDAAKNLVASKIEVPYSTENMAKAYEAFQEYCHSLGITGLTNINLSGVELIHAEALHDMDARGDLHLRQRFLVWGQPGMGYEGIKEKLDVVAAYDSEMFQTGTVKIVYDGVTEGATAVMLEPYLPAAGKGEGWTATSDWSVEELDQVVADLDKHGYQAHIHAIGDGAVRTSLDAYERAEAANGKHDARHTMVHVCAITPEDIKRCADLEVVSDLQFLWMYNDPLCQLETAFVGKERAFAMYPAKDMLEAGCILSGGSDGAVTAYDPLLEIEVGITRNSPFPGEEDEDFYRWPEQGLTAYQMLEMYTKNVAYENFMEDVVGTVEVGKKADFVVLDQNILDIDPKQISETKVVCTVSNGNIVFEG; encoded by the coding sequence ATGAATCACAGCGAGAACCAGAAGACGGGGCGCGGACGAGGACGCGGAGGCGCCCGGGTCGCAGGAGCGCCTCTCACGCGCCGCACGTTCGTGGCGGGCGCGACCGTGCTGGCAGCCGGGGCGCTGCTGGGCGGCCCGCTGGGCTGCAGCGCGCCGGGGCAGGACGGCGCGACGGCGCAGGCGGCCGGGGATGCTGCCGACCTCGTGTTCAAGAACGGGCACGTGCAGACGCTCGTGCGCGAAGGCGATGCGGCCGAGGCGGTGGCCGTGCGCGAAGGATCCATCGTGTACGTGGGCGACACCGCCGGCGTCGAGGCGTACGTGGGCGACTCCACGAAGGTGGTCGACCTCGAGGGCCGGTTCCTCTGCCCCGGCTTCATGGACGGCCACCTGCACGGGCCCCAGCCGTACTACGAGCAGATGTTCCAGATCTCCATCCCCGACGGCACCGTCGACAACGACGAGTACCTCCGCATCATCCGGGAGTTCGTCGAGGCGCACCCCGACGACGAGGCGTACTACGGCGGCCCCTTCATGCAGAACGCCTACCTGCAGCCCGACGGCTCGAACCCGGGCCCGCAGAAGGAGGATCTCGACGCCATCTGCGCCGACAAGCCCGTCATGATCCGCGACGTGTCGCACCACTCCTACTGGGTGAACAGCAAGGCGCTCGAGATCGCCGGCATCACGGCCGACACGCCCGACCCCGACGGCGGCTCCATCGTGCGCAACGCCGCAGGCGAGCCGAGCGGCCTGCTTACCGACGCGGCGAAGAACCTCGTGGCGTCGAAGATCGAGGTGCCCTACTCCACCGAGAACATGGCGAAAGCCTACGAGGCGTTCCAGGAGTACTGCCATTCGCTGGGCATCACGGGCCTCACGAACATCAACCTGTCGGGCGTCGAGCTCATCCACGCCGAGGCGCTTCACGACATGGACGCGCGGGGCGACCTGCACCTGCGCCAGCGCTTCCTCGTGTGGGGGCAGCCGGGCATGGGCTACGAGGGCATCAAGGAGAAGCTCGACGTCGTGGCCGCCTACGACTCCGAGATGTTCCAGACCGGCACGGTGAAGATCGTCTACGACGGTGTGACCGAGGGCGCGACGGCCGTCATGCTGGAGCCGTACCTGCCGGCCGCCGGCAAGGGCGAGGGCTGGACCGCCACGAGCGACTGGTCGGTCGAAGAGCTCGACCAGGTGGTGGCCGACCTCGACAAACACGGCTACCAGGCGCACATCCACGCCATCGGCGACGGCGCGGTGCGCACCTCGCTCGACGCCTACGAGCGCGCCGAGGCGGCCAACGGCAAGCACGACGCGCGCCACACGATGGTGCACGTGTGCGCCATCACGCCCGAGGACATCAAGCGCTGCGCCGATCTCGAAGTGGTCAGCGACCTGCAGTTCCTCTGGATGTACAACGATCCGCTGTGTCAACTTGAAACCGCGTTCGTCGGTAAGGAGCGCGCCTTCGCCATGTACCCGGCCAAGGACATGCTCGAGGCCGGCTGCATCCTCAGCGGCGGCAGCGACGGCGCCGTGACCGCCTACGACCCGCTGCTCGAGATCGAGGTGGGCATCACGCGCAACAGCCCCTTCCCCGGCGAGGAGGACGAGGACTTCTACCGCTGGCCCGAGCAGGGGCTGACCGCCTACCAGATGCTCGAGATGTACACGAAGAACGTGGCGTACGAGAACTTCATGGAGGACGTCGTGGGCACCGTGGAAGTGGGCAAGAAGGCCGACTTCGTCGTGCTCGACCAGAACATCCTCGACATCGACCCCAAGCAGATCTCCGAGACGAAGGTGGTGTGCACCGTCTCGAACGGCAACATCGTCTTCGAAGGCTAG
- the ruvC gene encoding crossover junction endodeoxyribonuclease RuvC, producing MARTERTILGIDPGLANTGWGIVEQRGPRLACTAYGCVSTAKDLPLAQRLRKIHEQMAAVIARFEPACVGIETVWFGVNVQSAFATGQARGAALVACAERDLEVLEFSPSQIKLAVVGTGSAEKDQVQYMVRQLLALEDIPRPDHAADALAAAICYTTHEGFARRTGAACAAYDVPDRGVPACDASAGKDRL from the coding sequence ATGGCACGCACCGAACGAACCATCCTAGGGATCGACCCCGGTCTGGCCAACACGGGCTGGGGCATCGTGGAGCAGCGCGGGCCGCGCCTCGCGTGCACGGCGTACGGCTGCGTGTCCACGGCGAAGGATCTGCCGCTGGCCCAGCGCCTGCGGAAGATACACGAGCAGATGGCCGCGGTGATCGCGCGGTTCGAGCCGGCGTGCGTGGGCATCGAGACGGTGTGGTTCGGCGTGAACGTGCAGAGCGCGTTCGCCACGGGGCAGGCGCGCGGCGCCGCGCTCGTGGCGTGCGCCGAGCGCGACCTCGAGGTGCTGGAGTTTTCGCCCAGCCAGATCAAGCTGGCGGTGGTGGGCACGGGCTCGGCCGAGAAGGACCAGGTGCAGTACATGGTGCGCCAGCTGCTTGCGCTCGAGGACATCCCGCGCCCCGACCACGCCGCCGACGCGCTGGCGGCCGCCATCTGCTATACCACCCACGAGGGCTTCGCGCGCCGCACGGGCGCGGCGTGCGCGGCCTACGACGTTCCCGATCGCGGCGTTCCCGCGTGCGATGCTTCCGCTGGAAAGGACAGGCTATGA
- the ruvA gene encoding Holliday junction branch migration protein RuvA, whose translation MIAFLKGVLAAKTATTAYIEVNGIGYAVGMSQAGLSKLPEAGAAVEVHTFLQVRDDGLALFGFLTLEEKALFERLIGVGGVGPKVALAALSAFSPAGLVAAVQAQDVAAVQRIPGVGKKTASRIILELKGSFDEGLAGLFDEAAPVVASAANLAGTREALLSMGFTSEEADVALKGAPEGAAESVLLQYALKRLGTN comes from the coding sequence ATGATCGCGTTTCTCAAAGGGGTGCTGGCCGCGAAGACCGCCACGACCGCCTACATCGAGGTGAACGGCATCGGCTACGCCGTGGGCATGTCCCAGGCCGGCCTGTCGAAGCTGCCCGAGGCGGGCGCCGCCGTGGAGGTGCACACGTTCCTCCAGGTGCGCGACGACGGCCTCGCGCTGTTCGGCTTCCTCACGCTGGAAGAGAAAGCGCTGTTCGAGCGGCTTATCGGCGTGGGCGGTGTGGGGCCGAAGGTGGCGCTCGCCGCGCTGTCGGCGTTCTCGCCCGCGGGCCTCGTGGCCGCCGTGCAGGCGCAGGACGTGGCCGCGGTGCAGCGCATCCCCGGCGTGGGCAAGAAGACGGCGTCGCGCATCATCCTCGAGCTGAAGGGCTCGTTCGACGAGGGCCTTGCGGGCCTGTTCGATGAGGCGGCGCCCGTGGTCGCGTCGGCGGCGAACCTCGCGGGCACGCGGGAGGCGCTGCTGTCGATGGGCTTCACGTCCGAGGAGGCCGACGTCGCGCTCAAGGGCGCTCCCGAGGGCGCGGCCGAAAGCGTGCTGCTACAATATGCGCTGAAGCGACTGGGAACGAACTAG
- a CDS encoding FAD-dependent oxidoreductase — protein sequence MSMSTGISRRSLLKGAALSAAGVAALGVMGCSPQAPGASDDAAASGAATEGAKHTWEVKPDPIAADKIKETVDTDVLVIGGGYSGTCCALSAAENGAKVILVEKDAMLNGHGVGGTGAIGSRELDKLDISFDKSIEMERWVSTCGNRCRESLVAKWFRESERCMNWFLDLAESNGATCMVTVGSRSTVHPEIDCYHMIMGGDIFEQHTMADFVEYLFESEALKNGAQFVYEMPAVQLVQNDSGKVTGAVCENKDGEYVQYNASKGVVLATGDVSYNDEYLEEFAPIAFKVMTRLCSDQGNVGDGHNMAAWAGGAFQAAPWPTMMHPQAAAAFHGPFLFVNPAGKRFMNEATWVQGKCVGVMVNGGSDHAWSVFDANWQTDLLDSLQYGGGMFWDSFRAYGTDYQTAVDSHAQTVETGLEKTPAYYKRADTLEELAEQLDVDKDEFLATVEQYNKRCEAGEDTDFYKESHFLYPIKEGPFTACMVAPGLLGVCGGVHISDEFEVLNDADEPIEGLYAIGNCAGDIYAYDYPINVQGNSHGRCLVEGKCLGEQLAGVYDQVKA from the coding sequence ATGAGCATGTCAACGGGAATCTCGAGGCGAAGCCTGCTCAAGGGAGCGGCGTTGAGCGCGGCGGGCGTGGCGGCGCTGGGCGTCATGGGGTGCAGCCCGCAGGCGCCGGGCGCATCCGACGACGCGGCCGCCTCGGGCGCGGCGACCGAAGGAGCCAAGCATACCTGGGAGGTCAAGCCCGACCCCATCGCGGCCGACAAGATCAAGGAGACGGTGGATACCGACGTGCTCGTCATCGGCGGCGGCTATTCCGGCACGTGCTGCGCGCTCAGCGCGGCGGAGAACGGCGCGAAGGTGATCCTCGTCGAGAAGGACGCCATGCTGAACGGCCATGGGGTGGGCGGCACGGGCGCCATCGGCTCGCGCGAGCTCGACAAGCTCGACATCAGCTTCGACAAGTCCATCGAGATGGAACGCTGGGTTTCCACGTGCGGCAACCGGTGCCGCGAATCGCTCGTGGCGAAGTGGTTCCGCGAGTCCGAGCGCTGCATGAACTGGTTCCTCGACTTGGCCGAGAGCAACGGCGCCACGTGCATGGTCACGGTGGGATCGCGCAGCACGGTGCATCCCGAGATCGACTGCTACCATATGATCATGGGCGGCGATATCTTCGAGCAGCACACGATGGCCGATTTCGTCGAGTACCTGTTCGAATCCGAGGCGCTGAAGAACGGCGCCCAGTTCGTCTACGAGATGCCCGCCGTGCAGCTCGTGCAGAACGATTCCGGCAAGGTGACGGGCGCCGTCTGCGAGAACAAGGACGGCGAGTACGTGCAGTACAACGCCAGCAAGGGCGTGGTGCTGGCCACGGGCGATGTGAGCTACAACGACGAGTATCTGGAGGAGTTCGCCCCCATAGCGTTCAAGGTGATGACGCGCCTTTGCTCCGACCAGGGCAACGTGGGCGACGGGCACAACATGGCCGCCTGGGCTGGCGGTGCCTTCCAGGCCGCTCCGTGGCCGACCATGATGCACCCGCAGGCGGCGGCCGCGTTCCACGGCCCCTTCCTGTTCGTGAACCCCGCCGGCAAGCGCTTCATGAACGAGGCGACGTGGGTGCAGGGCAAATGCGTGGGCGTCATGGTGAACGGCGGCTCCGATCACGCGTGGTCCGTCTTCGATGCCAACTGGCAGACCGACCTGCTGGACAGCTTGCAGTACGGCGGCGGTATGTTCTGGGACAGCTTCCGCGCCTACGGCACCGACTACCAGACCGCGGTGGACTCCCATGCGCAGACGGTGGAGACCGGCCTGGAAAAGACGCCGGCCTACTACAAGCGCGCCGACACCCTCGAGGAGCTTGCGGAGCAGCTCGATGTGGACAAGGACGAGTTCCTCGCGACCGTCGAGCAGTACAACAAGCGCTGCGAGGCCGGTGAAGACACCGATTTCTACAAGGAGAGCCACTTCCTGTACCCCATCAAGGAGGGCCCCTTCACGGCGTGCATGGTGGCGCCGGGCCTCTTGGGCGTGTGCGGCGGCGTGCACATCTCGGACGAGTTCGAGGTGCTCAACGACGCCGACGAGCCGATCGAGGGCCTGTACGCCATCGGCAACTGCGCGGGCGACATCTACGCTTACGACTACCCCATCAACGTGCAGGGCAACAGCCACGGTCGGTGCCTCGTCGAAGGCAAGTGCTTGGGCGAGCAGCTGGCGGGCGTGTACGACCAGGTGAAGGCCTAG
- the ruvB gene encoding Holliday junction branch migration DNA helicase RuvB produces MADNGIEIEGLVFEADAGAGRGDAPPADARSRAVTPTLTEDDLALDRSLRPKRLGDYLGQTKIKESLAILIEAAQARGDVVDHILFSGPPGLGKTTLAAVVANELDANLKTTSGPAIERTGDLAAILTNLEEGDVLFIDEIHRLNRMVEEVLYPALEDFALDIVVGKGPAARSIRLDLPRFTLVGATTRTGLLTGPLRDRFGIAFRLQYYSPEELASIVRRSASILDVAIEEDGALEIARRSRGTPRLANRLLKRVRDWAQVRGDGVIDEDVAAQALSFFEVDALGLDAVDNRILELLAVQFGGRPVGLTTLASALSEDTDTLEDVYEPYLMQQGLLVRTPKGRICTERAYDHLGIKVPSSS; encoded by the coding sequence ATGGCTGACAACGGCATTGAAATAGAAGGGCTCGTGTTCGAGGCGGACGCGGGGGCGGGGCGCGGCGACGCGCCGCCGGCCGACGCGCGCTCGCGCGCGGTGACGCCCACGCTCACCGAGGACGACCTCGCGCTCGACCGCAGCCTGCGCCCCAAGCGCCTGGGCGACTACCTGGGCCAGACGAAGATCAAGGAATCGCTCGCCATCCTCATCGAGGCGGCGCAGGCGCGCGGCGACGTGGTGGACCACATCCTGTTCTCGGGCCCCCCGGGCCTCGGCAAGACCACGCTCGCGGCCGTCGTGGCCAACGAGCTGGACGCGAACCTCAAGACGACGAGCGGCCCCGCCATCGAGCGCACGGGCGACCTCGCGGCCATCCTCACGAACCTCGAAGAGGGCGACGTGCTGTTCATCGACGAGATCCACCGCTTGAACCGCATGGTGGAGGAGGTGCTCTACCCCGCGCTCGAGGACTTCGCCCTCGACATCGTGGTGGGGAAGGGGCCGGCGGCGCGTTCCATCCGCCTTGACCTGCCGCGCTTCACGCTCGTCGGCGCCACGACGCGCACCGGCCTGCTGACGGGCCCTTTGCGCGACCGCTTCGGCATCGCGTTCCGCTTGCAGTACTACTCGCCCGAGGAGCTGGCCTCCATCGTGCGCCGCTCGGCGTCCATTCTGGACGTCGCTATCGAGGAGGACGGCGCGCTCGAGATCGCGCGCCGCAGCCGCGGCACGCCGCGCTTGGCGAACCGGCTGCTCAAGCGCGTGCGCGACTGGGCGCAAGTGCGCGGCGACGGCGTCATCGACGAGGACGTGGCCGCGCAGGCGCTCAGCTTCTTTGAGGTGGACGCGCTCGGCTTGGACGCGGTGGACAACCGCATCCTCGAGCTGCTGGCCGTGCAGTTCGGCGGCCGGCCCGTGGGCCTGACCACGCTCGCATCGGCGCTGTCGGAGGACACCGACACGCTCGAGGACGTGTACGAGCCCTACCTCATGCAGCAGGGCCTGCTCGTGCGTACGCCGAAGGGCCGCATCTGCACCGAGCGGGCCTACGACCACCTGGGAATCAAGGTTCCGTCATCCTCGTAA